Proteins from one Cellulosilyticum lentocellum DSM 5427 genomic window:
- a CDS encoding ABC transporter ATP-binding protein, with translation MLRVFKYVFKYPAMIGIATLAMFTVIGIDQIVPLIQKSFIDDAILGGKSNLVVSLVIWLLVLALFKAILGYTKEFLYDLMSTKVHLNLKNQLFNHIQSFEFAYFDHMNTGELMARIGEDLENIWQTLGFGLRLLIENIFYIVLSTIILFSLNAKLAFICLILLIPIGFITLKLEKLFGACYGELSDQTAVINTTAQENIAGVRLIKAFAREKYEVKKFLKLNKRYYELNMRQASYMSKYFPIIDFLTNTALVAMIIFGGYMVLKEEMTLGTLTAFNTYIWYIVWPLRQLGWLTDMLSRTSASAKKIFAILDRPAEITSPDDAYCPDTLNGHISFKDVSFHYNEGEEVLSHINLDIPAGSTVAIMGTTGSGKSSLLNLIGRYYEPSSGEILIDGVPLSKWHLHTLRQNMSIVMQDTFLFSDTIADNVRFGKPNASMEEVATACDLACATPFIAELEEGYRTQIGERGVGLSGGQKQRLAIARAILRKAPILILDDATSALDTETEYELLTHLKEKNYQTTTFMIAHRISAVKNADIILYLENGKIVEQGNHETLLKKRGRYYAIYQKQFESFEEQLKEATYVC, from the coding sequence ATGCTTCGTGTTTTTAAGTATGTTTTTAAATATCCCGCCATGATTGGTATTGCCACTTTAGCCATGTTTACGGTTATTGGTATTGATCAGATTGTACCACTCATTCAGAAATCTTTTATTGATGATGCTATCTTGGGCGGTAAAAGCAATTTGGTCGTATCTTTAGTGATTTGGCTTTTGGTTTTAGCTTTGTTTAAAGCTATCTTGGGTTACACCAAGGAATTTCTTTATGATTTGATGAGCACTAAAGTACATCTCAATTTAAAAAATCAGCTTTTTAATCATATTCAATCCTTTGAATTTGCTTATTTCGATCATATGAATACAGGTGAGCTTATGGCTCGTATCGGTGAAGATTTAGAAAACATTTGGCAAACCTTAGGATTTGGGCTGAGATTACTTATTGAAAATATCTTTTATATTGTATTAAGCACTATTATTCTATTTAGCTTAAATGCTAAATTAGCTTTTATTTGTTTAATCCTTTTAATACCCATTGGCTTTATCACCCTTAAGCTAGAAAAGCTTTTTGGTGCTTGCTATGGAGAACTCAGTGATCAAACAGCAGTGATTAATACCACTGCTCAGGAAAATATTGCAGGTGTTCGCTTAATTAAAGCTTTTGCTCGTGAAAAATATGAAGTCAAAAAATTCTTAAAGCTAAATAAGCGTTACTACGAACTTAACATGAGGCAAGCAAGCTATATGTCTAAGTATTTTCCAATTATTGACTTTCTCACTAATACCGCTTTGGTAGCCATGATTATCTTCGGTGGTTATATGGTTCTCAAAGAAGAAATGACTTTAGGTACCTTAACAGCCTTTAATACTTACATTTGGTATATCGTCTGGCCACTTCGTCAACTAGGGTGGCTTACCGATATGCTTTCTCGTACTTCTGCTTCTGCTAAGAAAATCTTTGCCATACTAGATCGACCAGCAGAAATCACAAGTCCTGATGATGCTTACTGTCCAGATACCCTTAACGGACATATTAGCTTTAAGGATGTAAGCTTTCATTATAACGAGGGTGAAGAAGTTTTATCACATATTAACCTAGACATTCCAGCAGGCAGTACTGTAGCCATTATGGGAACTACCGGTTCTGGTAAGAGCTCACTTTTAAATTTAATTGGACGCTATTACGAGCCCTCTAGTGGTGAAATCCTCATTGATGGCGTACCACTTTCAAAGTGGCATTTACATACACTCAGACAAAATATGTCCATCGTCATGCAAGATACTTTCTTATTTTCAGATACTATTGCTGACAATGTACGCTTTGGAAAACCAAACGCTTCTATGGAAGAAGTTGCAACTGCCTGTGATTTAGCTTGTGCAACACCTTTTATTGCAGAATTAGAAGAAGGTTATCGTACACAAATAGGAGAAAGAGGCGTTGGCTTATCCGGAGGCCAAAAACAACGTCTCGCTATTGCTAGAGCTATTTTAAGGAAAGCACCTATTCTAATTTTAGATGACGCTACCTCAGCTTTAGATACTGAAACTGAATATGAGCTTCTCACTCATCTTAAAGAAAAAAATTATCAAACAACTACCTTTATGATTGCTCACCGTATCTCTGCTGTAAAAAATGCTGATATCATTCTTTATTTAGAAAACGGTAAAATCGTAGAACAAGGTAACCATGAAACATTGCTCAAAAAGCGTGGTCGTTATTACGCCATTTATCAAAAGCAATTTGAAAGCTTTGAGGAGCAGTTAAAGGAGGCGACTTATGTCTGCTAA